The following proteins are encoded in a genomic region of Stegostoma tigrinum isolate sSteTig4 chromosome 2, sSteTig4.hap1, whole genome shotgun sequence:
- the LOC132210823 gene encoding probable 2-ketogluconate reductase isoform X1 codes for MSREKTMNVQAHALVSTISETNGIPARFAELIKKHFKIICYEEFLKNAKQLADKIQVIFTWYHSPRINEKLLKSLPCLKAIVNHGVGVDHLDLSLIHSFGVKVANTPHVVDSATAEMGMALMLASARNILEGQRISTSPDTKTYPLNCYGVEVTGATLGIIGMGRIGYKVAQKAKGFDMKILYHNRNRRTEEEERLVEACYCAKIDDLLQESDFVMIVVNLTPQTTKMMGERELRLMKPNATLINISRGGVIDQDALVKVLQNGVIRAAALDVSEPEPLPRTHPLLRLTNVILTPHIGAATEKTHHMILEKMTENALAAVRGLPMPNEVLLS; via the exons ACAATGAATGTTCAGGCTCATGCTTTAGTTTCTACAATAAGTGAAACAAATGGTATCCCAGCAAGGTTTGCAGAACTCAtcaagaaacatttcaaaatcatCTGCTATGAAGAATTCCTGAAAAATGCAAAACAGCTTGCTGATAAAATCCAGGTCATTTTTACGTGGTATCATTCTCCCAGAATAAATGAAAAGCTTCTGAAATCTCTACCATGTTTGAAGGCCATTGTAAATCATGGAGTTGGTGTGGACCATCTTGATTTATCTCTGATCCACAGCTTCGGTGTGAAGGTAGCCAACACTCCTCATGTGGTGGACAGTGCTACTGCTGAAATGGGCATGGCCCTAATGTTGGCATCTGCCAGGAATATATTAGAAG GTCAGCGGATTTCAACTTCTCCAGACACTAAAACTTATCCTTTGAATTGCTATGGAGTCGAGGTGACTGGAGCTACTCTTGGGATCATTGGAATGGGACGGATTGGATACAAAGTTGCTCAAAAAGCCAAAGGATTTGATATGAAAATTCTGTATCACAACAGGAACAGGAG GACTGAGGAAGAAGAGAGGCTGGTTGAGGCTTGCTACTGTGCAAAAATTGATGACCTCCTCCAGGAGTCAGATTTTGTCATGATAGTAGTAAACCTGACTCCGCAAACTACCAAAATGATGGGAGAAAGAGAGCTTAGACTAATGAAACCCAATGCGACTCTCATTAATATCTCCCGCG GTGGAGTGATTGATCAGGATGCTTTGGTGAAAGTGCTTCAGAATGGAGTTATTCGTGCAGCAGCACTAGATGTTTCTGAACCAGAGCCCCTTCCGAG GACTCATCCTTTGCTACGCTTAACAAATGTCATTCTGACTCCCCACATTGGAGCTGCCACTGAAAAGACTCATCATATGATACTGGAGAAAATGACTGAAAACGCTTTGGCTGCTGTTCGTGGTCTTCCAATGCCTAATGAAGTTCTGCTGTCATGA
- the LOC132210823 gene encoding probable 2-ketogluconate reductase isoform X2, which yields MNVQAHALVSTISETNGIPARFAELIKKHFKIICYEEFLKNAKQLADKIQVIFTWYHSPRINEKLLKSLPCLKAIVNHGVGVDHLDLSLIHSFGVKVANTPHVVDSATAEMGMALMLASARNILEGQRISTSPDTKTYPLNCYGVEVTGATLGIIGMGRIGYKVAQKAKGFDMKILYHNRNRRTEEEERLVEACYCAKIDDLLQESDFVMIVVNLTPQTTKMMGERELRLMKPNATLINISRGGVIDQDALVKVLQNGVIRAAALDVSEPEPLPRTHPLLRLTNVILTPHIGAATEKTHHMILEKMTENALAAVRGLPMPNEVLLS from the exons ATGAATGTTCAGGCTCATGCTTTAGTTTCTACAATAAGTGAAACAAATGGTATCCCAGCAAGGTTTGCAGAACTCAtcaagaaacatttcaaaatcatCTGCTATGAAGAATTCCTGAAAAATGCAAAACAGCTTGCTGATAAAATCCAGGTCATTTTTACGTGGTATCATTCTCCCAGAATAAATGAAAAGCTTCTGAAATCTCTACCATGTTTGAAGGCCATTGTAAATCATGGAGTTGGTGTGGACCATCTTGATTTATCTCTGATCCACAGCTTCGGTGTGAAGGTAGCCAACACTCCTCATGTGGTGGACAGTGCTACTGCTGAAATGGGCATGGCCCTAATGTTGGCATCTGCCAGGAATATATTAGAAG GTCAGCGGATTTCAACTTCTCCAGACACTAAAACTTATCCTTTGAATTGCTATGGAGTCGAGGTGACTGGAGCTACTCTTGGGATCATTGGAATGGGACGGATTGGATACAAAGTTGCTCAAAAAGCCAAAGGATTTGATATGAAAATTCTGTATCACAACAGGAACAGGAG GACTGAGGAAGAAGAGAGGCTGGTTGAGGCTTGCTACTGTGCAAAAATTGATGACCTCCTCCAGGAGTCAGATTTTGTCATGATAGTAGTAAACCTGACTCCGCAAACTACCAAAATGATGGGAGAAAGAGAGCTTAGACTAATGAAACCCAATGCGACTCTCATTAATATCTCCCGCG GTGGAGTGATTGATCAGGATGCTTTGGTGAAAGTGCTTCAGAATGGAGTTATTCGTGCAGCAGCACTAGATGTTTCTGAACCAGAGCCCCTTCCGAG GACTCATCCTTTGCTACGCTTAACAAATGTCATTCTGACTCCCCACATTGGAGCTGCCACTGAAAAGACTCATCATATGATACTGGAGAAAATGACTGAAAACGCTTTGGCTGCTGTTCGTGGTCTTCCAATGCCTAATGAAGTTCTGCTGTCATGA